The genomic DNA ATGAAGAAAAGTACGTGAAGGTGTACCGGAAACTTGATGTTCCGACCTTCTTCTTAGGGACAACAAAGGGGTTTCTCCCCTTCGTGTTTGAAGATTTAACGTATGCCAATGCGAGCGAACTGGAGCATTCCTATGCATCCGGTTATCTGCAAGGGAAAAAAGATCGCTATCGCTACTGGGAATATGAATTAAACAACGATCAAAAGAACGATCAAATTATCAAAGATGTTTATTCACAGATTTTCAAGACGGTTGCAGAAGTGAAAGAATAACAAAAGGAGTGTAACCGGGTCTGTTCCATCGCCCGTTTGCACTCCTTTTACCATATCCGCTCATTCAACATCCTCGATTTCAATCGTCTCGTGTTGATAAGGATGATCTGAAAAATTCGCAACAAAGTCAAATCCATTGCCATCATGATTCACCCATAGGAAGAAACAATTCCGCTCGTCATCCGAAAAGTTCAACCTGAACTTTTTAAAATAAAAGTCATTTTTTGTCTCATCGATTTCAATCGTCTTCTCGCTTGAAAACAATACACTCTCGTTATTGTATGCATCTTGATAAGCTTTAGGGAAGTAATGAAGAAATGCTTTTTCTGAAGTGATGGTCAATCGATGATAAATATTCCCCCGGTCAAATCTTGTGCTGCTGTCAGTGTAGTGTGAAATGCTGATCTTGCCCGAACCACTCATACTGTGAACGTACAGTGGATAATGATTCAACTCCAGTAAAAATTCTCGAATGTTCTTGCTGTAAAGAGCCATGCCATCCTGCCACGACTCTTCCAACAGCTGATCCATGTCGACATCTGCGTATTCTTCACCATCCTCATGACAGTGAAAACGAATTTCCCCTTTGTTCTCGGACGTAAAGATAAAAGCAGTTCCTTCACCGACCAACATACTATCCAATTCCATTATCCAACTCCTTCATTCGTCATCTGCGAAGTCAATTCTTACGCCGACGATTTGCCTCGAGACATCATACTGTATGTCAACATCATACAGTCCATCTCCAAAACCTGACGTCGAGACAGCTCCAAACGAGACGATGCCGGCCTGGTCGTCGGACGAAACAATTGTTTCAAATTCCATTGCTTGATTCTGACGATAAGCTGTTCGATCGAAGATACCGACCAGTGCCGAGTCCACGACGACCAGTTTTTCCTGCCGGCGCCATTTGCCGCTCCGCTTTTTATCCCCTTCAAAAACAAGCAGCTGCTTAACCCACTCGTCTTCCGTGTAAATGATAGCTGCGGTCCAACTTCCTGATTTCACATTCGACAAAATCAGCTGTAAATCGGTGTCTTCTTCTAGTCCGTAATAAGGATCCGTCACAATTAGCTCGTTGCCTTCTACCATGAAACGACCAATTCGGTAGGTCTGATTCGTTTTTCGTTTCGGGACATGCCAGTCGACGAACTGTTCCAAAGAAGACGACGGATATTTTGCAATTCCCGTTTTTTCGTTCCATCTAAAGACGAGTTCCTGCAGGAAACGTTTTCGAATCCGGTAACACAGCTTGTCCCCGGTCAGATTTTCACCGATACAGATCAAGTCATCGGCTAAACCAGCCGGACGCTTCTCATTGTGACGAACGAGATCGATCGAAACTGTTCGTTTGGTTGGTATAGGACACAGGGTCCATTCGCCAAACTGTGCACCGTTCGTCTGTAAAAAAAGGTCTTTGTACTCATCTGGAAACAAAACACCTAAGGCATGTTCCGCTTTTTTCAGGTCAACGGCTGATACCCCGGGCATTTTTGAATCGGGATGGAGGCGTTTAATGAGTTTGCTCACGATATCATCGCTCTTGTCCATGTTGTTTAGACGACTTCAGGCAACCAAATAATTAATACAAGTGCCAGCACCGTTTTCGAAAATTGTTTTTTCTCCAGAAACCATGGCAGTAACACCAGCCCGATTAGCGTCATGGTAAGCAACACCAGTCCTAGATTAAAGTAATGCGTTCCCGCTGCTAACGGAATACTCATAATCCGAAAATCTGCATTCGGAAAATAACCGAGTCGGGTAAAAAGTATGTTTCCAAATACGCCGCCTACCATCAACAGAATGGAGATGATCAACATTTTTTTCTTCAATATGAACAGCTCCTATTTAATGTCTATGTATGACTTCTATCATATGTCATCCTAAAATCATTCCGAACACCAAAACGACTAAGGCCATCGTCAGCGACCAGACGATTGTTTTCCTATCGCTCCCTTCAATTCGTACATACCAGAGCGGAAAGATATTCATGACTAACAAGCCAAAGGACCGGTACAGCTTTTCCTCTGCAGCATCCCACCCAAGCAACGCAGTCACACTCACCAGGACCAACAACAAAACGGTCACGCTGATACTGATTGTCCGGACACGACTGCCCGGTTGCAACCGATTAAACAGAAAAGCCACGACCGTTCCGATACAGGTAGCTATACACAGATAATACAAAACGTGCTCCACTCTCATTCCTCCATGTTCAGTTTCAACCTTCTTTTACGTGTACCAGGATTAATCGGTTTCGTCATCTAGTAACCAGTCGTCATTGATTTGCGAAATGACGGTCCCTTTCGGAAATCGGGTCACCAGGTGTTCGATTGGTATATAGCTTTCATCGTTTGATAGCAGGTAAAAACCGTTGCCATCGTGGGCAATCTTAAAACAGGTCATGTTTGGATGCATGGTCAGCACACCAATCGGGCGAATCAGTTTCAATCGCCACCATTTTGTCTCCCCCAACTTAAATGACAGGTTATCTGAGTACGAGACGGTATATAACAGATTTTCCGATGCCAGCCAGTAGGTTTTGTTCAGGACAAGACGCAGTTCTTCCGCATTTTGAACGGTAATCGTATAACACGGATGGTATTCCTTATAACGGACTTTCACCTCTCCACTTCGAAACTGTGTATCTAAATCCAATACCACATATGAAAGCTTATTTTGCTTGAAAAACGCGTCATGTTCTTCATGTAATCCATACTCATCCACGAAACTGATATAGAGTGGAAACACCTGTTGATGGATTAAGAATTCGATTAAAAACTCTTTGTTTTCATCTGCTCCGTCTTTTTCAATTCGGCTTACATCAATGAAATAAGCTGTCTTCAACTCTCCACCCATTTCAAACGGGTATCCTAAGTTCATCGCATCCTTTTCGATAATCTTTTCTTCCATAATCATGATTTCTGCCATTTTGTTCTCCTTACTGAGACACAGCTTTTTTATTCTCTAAAGTGCAAATGATGCAGAAGACGAAATTTAAATGTCTTTTTCTTGATCCTCTGTATGTAATATCTCATCTTCTATTATTTCATCGTTGATTTGCGTAACGACCATCTGGTCCGGCAAACTGGCGATCATGCCAGCAAGAGAAGCATACTGCGTATCCCGACTGAGGATACAAAATCCTAACCCGTCATAATCAGTGGTGATGTAGGTCTTTGAAGCATTAAAATCAAATACAGCGATGGATCGTCTTCTTTTGACTCCCCATTCTAAGAAATCTCCCCATTCAAACGTTAAAGAATCTGAATGACTGATGCAGTAGAATACATTTTCAGATGCGAGCCAGTACGTTTTGTTTAATACAAGCCGCAAGTCAGCAATATTTTGGATTTTTGCCGTAATACAAGAATAATAGTTGTACCGTTTATACCCGTAAGATTTCAAGTTGCCGCCACAGTCGTCAACCGTATAGTCAATCTGATGTTGTTGAAAAAAGGTCGTAAAGTCTTCAGACAGTTCATACTCGTCGACAAAATGCACATACAACGGGAAGACCGCTTGATGTGTTAAGAATGCCATTAAAAATTCTCGACCTTCTTCGACGTGTCCTTCTCCGCTTAAACGATGCACAACAGGTAAACCTCCATCAAACCGATGGGGATGCACTAAATCTTCTATGAAATTTGTGGT from Exiguobacterium sibiricum 7-3 includes the following:
- a CDS encoding SMI1/KNR4 family protein, whose product is MSKLIKRLHPDSKMPGVSAVDLKKAEHALGVLFPDEYKDLFLQTNGAQFGEWTLCPIPTKRTVSIDLVRHNEKRPAGLADDLICIGENLTGDKLCYRIRKRFLQELVFRWNEKTGIAKYPSSSLEQFVDWHVPKRKTNQTYRIGRFMVEGNELIVTDPYYGLEEDTDLQLILSNVKSGSWTAAIIYTEDEWVKQLLVFEGDKKRSGKWRRQEKLVVVDSALVGIFDRTAYRQNQAMEFETIVSSDDQAGIVSFGAVSTSGFGDGLYDVDIQYDVSRQIVGVRIDFADDE